A single genomic interval of Nocardioides nitrophenolicus harbors:
- a CDS encoding GAF and ANTAR domain-containing protein: MTASIPLDGAASAFWSFAQRLYAGNSFPEVYEALCATALAVVPGCDHACITTVQAGQRPVLAATTDAIARTVDALEWEVGEGPCVDAIRTQRFERDPDIANDAVWPRLAERVLRQTPVRGMIGYRVIIGERKVGALNLFSDTPGAFTRESADLGAIIASFASVAVAAANEREAADSLRAGLASNREIGKAIGLLMATYDVSDTEAFALLRDTSNRLNVRLATIAGQVVDGHRPKQ, translated from the coding sequence GTGACCGCATCGATTCCCCTGGACGGGGCCGCGTCCGCGTTCTGGTCCTTCGCCCAGCGTCTCTACGCCGGCAACTCCTTCCCCGAGGTCTACGAGGCGTTGTGCGCGACCGCCCTCGCGGTGGTGCCGGGATGCGACCATGCCTGCATCACCACGGTGCAGGCCGGCCAGCGGCCGGTGCTCGCGGCGACGACGGATGCCATCGCCCGGACCGTCGACGCGCTCGAGTGGGAGGTAGGCGAGGGACCCTGCGTCGACGCCATCCGCACCCAGCGGTTCGAGCGCGATCCCGACATCGCGAACGACGCCGTGTGGCCGCGGCTGGCCGAGCGGGTGCTCCGCCAGACGCCGGTGCGAGGGATGATCGGGTATCGCGTGATCATCGGCGAGCGGAAGGTCGGCGCGCTCAACCTCTTCTCCGACACACCGGGAGCCTTCACCCGCGAGTCGGCGGACCTCGGGGCGATCATCGCGTCCTTCGCCTCGGTCGCTGTCGCGGCGGCCAACGAGCGTGAGGCCGCGGACAGCCTGCGCGCCGGCCTGGCGAGCAACCGTGAGATCGGCAAGGCGATCGGCCTGCTGATGGCCACCTACGACGTGAGCGACACGGAGGCCTTCGCCCTGCTGCGTGACACGTCGAACCGCCTCAACGTCCGCTTGGCCACGATCGCGGGCCAGGTCGTCGACGGGCACCGTCCGAAGCAGTGA